A segment of the Panacibacter ginsenosidivorans genome:
CGCCTGGCTTTGTATTTTTAAACCAGCCTTACTGTCTGTATAGATTTGCCCGGTAACAAAGAAGAAATCAAAACATACACCGTGTAAAATTATGCCCGCAAAAAGCATCCATAAATTGGCCTGTGCATCTCCATATCCAAAAAATAAAAAGCGAACGCCCCATGCTATCATGCCCAGCGCAATCATCCATTTTACGCCAAGCCTTCTAAAGAAAAAAGGTATCAATAAAATAAAAAATGCTTCAGAGAATTGGCCAAAGGTCATGTTGCTGGTTACATTCTGCATGCCAGTTTCTGTGAGATAAAGATTGGTAAGGCTATAATAAAATGACAACGGGATACAAATAAGCACAGATGCTATAAAAAACACCACGAAAGATTTGTCTTTAAACAATACAAATGCATCGCTGCCTAGTATCTGACCAAAAGTTGCCGTTGTGCCTTTTGCTTTGGGTGGGGTTTTGGGCAAGGCAAAACTTAATAACCCCAAGACTGCAGAAGCAATGCCCGCAATTTTAAAAGTAAGTACCAGGTTTTCTGTTTCTATATGAAATACTTTATCTATCATCCAGCCGGTAGCAATCCACCCAATGGTGCCAAGCACACGAATAGATGGAAACTCTTTACTGGGGTCCTGCATTTGCCTGAATGCAACTGAATTAGCCAGCGCAAGTGTTGGTGCATACATCAATGAATATAATAAGAGCACCCAATAAAATGTACTGGCATTATCAATAGTAGTTAAGTAATATAACAATACAGCACCTGCAAGGTGCAATACACCTAATACTTTTTCGGCAT
Coding sequences within it:
- a CDS encoding nucleoside permease, with the translated sequence MKSTTRIQLSAMMFLEFFIWGAWYVTMGTYLDKVLHADGVQVGAAYSAMAIATIISPFFVGMIADRFFNAEKVLGVLHLAGAVLLYYLTTIDNASTFYWVLLLYSLMYAPTLALANSVAFRQMQDPSKEFPSIRVLGTIGWIATGWMIDKVFHIETENLVLTFKIAGIASAVLGLLSFALPKTPPKAKGTTATFGQILGSDAFVLFKDKSFVVFFIASVLICIPLSFYYSLTNLYLTETGMQNVTSNMTFGQFSEAFFILLIPFFFRRLGVKWMIALGMIAWGVRFLFFGYGDAQANLWMLFAGIILHGVCFDFFFVTGQIYTDSKAGLKIQSQAQGMITMATYGIGMWMGTLLSGYVKDNYTANDIVQWKSVWMVPAGIAAAVLVFFIIFFKDNQRTAAHLHAEPVEMV